Proteins encoded within one genomic window of Parachlamydia sp. AcF125:
- a CDS encoding DNA topoisomerase IV subunit A, translating into MEDVKQLMRHHYLKYASYVILDRAIPHVTDGLKPVQRRILHTLWSMDDGKLHKVANVAGQTMAYHPHGDAPIVEALVNMANRGYLLEQQGNFGNIFTGDPAAAARYIETRLAALAKETLFNPDLTAYVPSYDGRHQEPIVLPAKIPLLLMQGASGIAVGMSTSVLPHNFGELLEAEIAILEGRDFSVFPDFPTGGIMDASDYNQGRGKVKLRAKIEVRDSKTLVITEICYGTTTESLIRSIDEAAKRGKIKIDAINDYTAEKVEIEIKLPRGQYAEELIQALYAYTECEVTIHSQIVVIKDDLPWETDVASILHLHTEKLQEYLRIELELERDRLKEKIFAKTLEQIFIENRLYKNIENADSYEKVHETIEKGLFPFHAQLSRIPHYQDREGLLSIPIRRISKFDLEKNQSEIHALAKQLGEVEKQLKNVKKFAINYLRKLLAKYAKDFPRRTEMTAIEEINMRAIETRQMAIGFDPTTGFLGTKVTGKLSFECTNFDKVLILFDDGTYTVINIPEKQYLHTDKKKVVYVGCADKKTVMNVLVKDPKTHFCFAKRFIISQFILDKVYRYFDEELELQFISTKPNVKLEIQFIPKLKQKVSKMEFDFNETLVKGVNSKGIRIANRGVKKVLVGKNEGTT; encoded by the coding sequence ATGGAAGATGTTAAGCAATTAATGCGTCATCACTATCTCAAGTATGCATCGTATGTGATTTTAGATAGAGCGATCCCGCATGTGACGGATGGGTTAAAACCTGTCCAAAGGCGTATCTTGCACACGTTGTGGTCAATGGATGATGGCAAGCTCCATAAAGTCGCCAATGTCGCTGGGCAGACCATGGCTTACCATCCTCATGGAGATGCCCCCATTGTAGAAGCTCTCGTTAATATGGCTAATCGAGGCTATCTCTTAGAGCAGCAAGGAAACTTTGGGAATATTTTTACAGGAGACCCCGCCGCCGCAGCGCGTTATATTGAAACGCGCTTAGCTGCCCTTGCAAAAGAGACTCTCTTTAATCCTGATCTGACTGCTTATGTGCCATCTTACGATGGGAGGCACCAAGAGCCGATCGTTTTGCCGGCCAAAATCCCCCTTTTACTGATGCAAGGAGCGAGTGGGATTGCGGTAGGAATGTCAACTTCCGTTCTTCCCCACAATTTTGGCGAGCTTTTAGAGGCGGAAATTGCCATTTTAGAAGGACGCGATTTCTCTGTTTTTCCCGATTTTCCCACCGGTGGAATTATGGATGCCTCTGATTACAATCAAGGGCGAGGCAAGGTCAAACTGCGTGCAAAAATTGAGGTACGGGATTCAAAAACATTAGTCATTACGGAAATATGTTACGGAACGACAACAGAATCTTTAATCCGCTCGATTGATGAAGCTGCCAAGCGCGGAAAAATTAAAATCGACGCGATTAACGATTACACGGCAGAAAAAGTAGAAATAGAAATTAAGCTGCCTCGCGGACAATACGCGGAAGAATTGATTCAGGCCCTTTACGCTTATACAGAATGTGAAGTCACCATTCATTCTCAAATTGTGGTGATTAAAGACGATTTACCGTGGGAAACAGACGTTGCTTCTATTTTGCACTTGCACACAGAAAAATTGCAGGAGTATCTGCGCATAGAATTAGAGTTAGAACGGGACAGATTAAAGGAAAAGATCTTTGCCAAGACTCTCGAACAAATTTTTATCGAGAATCGCCTGTATAAGAACATTGAGAATGCCGATTCCTATGAAAAAGTGCACGAGACCATTGAAAAGGGGCTCTTTCCTTTTCATGCCCAGCTTTCCCGCATTCCCCATTACCAGGATAGGGAAGGCTTACTCAGCATTCCCATTAGAAGAATTTCTAAATTTGATTTAGAAAAAAATCAGTCGGAAATTCATGCCCTCGCGAAGCAACTAGGGGAAGTGGAAAAGCAATTAAAAAATGTTAAAAAATTTGCCATTAATTATTTGAGAAAGCTTTTAGCAAAGTATGCAAAAGATTTTCCCCGCCGAACCGAAATGACCGCAATTGAAGAAATTAACATGCGCGCCATTGAGACTCGACAAATGGCCATTGGCTTTGATCCCACCACAGGGTTTTTAGGGACTAAGGTAACGGGAAAGCTCTCTTTTGAATGTACGAATTTTGATAAGGTGTTAATTTTGTTTGATGACGGCACCTATACGGTCATCAATATTCCCGAAAAACAATACTTGCATACAGATAAGAAGAAAGTGGTATATGTGGGATGTGCCGATAAAAAAACAGTCATGAATGTATTAGTGAAAGACCCTAAAACTCACTTCTGCTTTGCTAAACGTTTTATTATTTCGCAATTTATCTTAGATAAAGTTTATCGTTATTTTGATGAAGAGTTAGAATTGCAATTTATTTCGACCAAACCTAATGTAAAATTAGAGATCCAATTTATCCCTAAGTTGAAACAAAAGGTTTCTAAAATGGAATTTGATTTTAATGAAACGTTAGTGAAAGGGGTCAATTCAAAAGGAATAAGAATTGCAAATCGGGGGGTCAAAAAAGTTTTGGTAGGTAAAAATGAAGGAACAACCTAG
- a CDS encoding RecX family transcriptional regulator, with protein sequence MKKIRWAPTPKNSHLVVWVDEEEWKTIHTAVWGHKPHLPQECLTISLFEEQFYALEYQATKQYVLRKLAVRGYFTQELEQTLRKLLVSAPTISRVIEEMTQKGYLDDQLHGAQWIKSQATKKWGPHMIAQKLKAKGVVIEGLPDLFESLYGLDERKKQIQRLLAKQALKRDLSDYSQRQKAIASLVRKGFSPAEILHVLEADFIQ encoded by the coding sequence ATGAAAAAAATTAGGTGGGCACCAACCCCTAAAAACAGTCATTTAGTGGTTTGGGTGGATGAGGAAGAGTGGAAAACTATTCACACTGCTGTTTGGGGGCATAAACCCCACCTTCCTCAAGAGTGCTTAACGATTTCCCTTTTTGAAGAGCAATTTTATGCATTAGAATATCAGGCAACTAAGCAATATGTCTTGCGTAAGTTGGCTGTGCGCGGTTATTTTACTCAAGAGTTAGAACAGACTTTAAGGAAACTTTTGGTCAGTGCCCCCACTATCAGCCGCGTAATCGAGGAGATGACTCAGAAAGGCTACTTAGATGATCAATTGCATGGGGCGCAGTGGATAAAATCACAAGCTACCAAGAAATGGGGCCCTCACATGATTGCCCAAAAGCTTAAAGCTAAAGGGGTGGTAATTGAAGGCTTGCCCGACCTTTTTGAATCCTTGTATGGGCTTGATGAACGTAAAAAACAAATTCAACGCTTACTAGCCAAGCAGGCTCTTAAGCGAGATTTATCGGATTACTCACAGAGGCAAAAAGCTATCGCTTCTCTCGTGCGCAAAGGATTTAGCCCAGCTGAAATTCTCCATGTGCTGGAAGCCGACTTTATCCAATAA
- a CDS encoding glutamyl-tRNA reductase, producing MRFYLYTLLLEDRTSMIRLGSSHMRVGVIGINHKLGDLKLRESLAKVCHRRFGFLSSSHAFISFVLLSTCNRTEVYFFAEDLAAAHSYLLNILKGELEGTEENFEQKLYSYFNADCFLHLVRVTAGLDSAILAETEIQGQVKQAYESACALESLPFELHYLFQKALKIGKEFRSLYSLGRGIPNLEHAVFNIGQSKLRHPKEAKVLFIGASEINQKILKYLKTKNVQSIALCNRTLDAAQAVSQEHQVDILPWEDISKWSNFDWIILGTKCPEHLLTQQDLYQKNIGHKLVIDLSVPRNVEPKLARDPRITLLNIDHINRILKGRKKQLHHLLASAEQFLETAALRQLALFQEKEQNRLRLVAVNA from the coding sequence ATGAGGTTTTATCTATATACCTTACTTTTAGAAGATCGCACATCAATGATAAGGCTCGGGAGTTCTCATATGCGTGTCGGGGTGATTGGAATTAACCACAAATTAGGAGATCTTAAATTAAGAGAATCCTTAGCAAAAGTATGCCATCGCCGCTTTGGTTTTTTATCTTCTTCCCATGCATTTATCTCTTTCGTTCTGCTTTCCACCTGTAACCGCACCGAAGTCTATTTTTTTGCTGAAGATCTCGCAGCGGCTCATTCTTACCTCTTGAATATCCTCAAAGGGGAACTCGAGGGAACGGAAGAAAATTTTGAGCAGAAATTATATTCTTATTTTAATGCCGACTGCTTTTTGCACTTGGTGAGAGTCACTGCGGGATTAGATAGCGCCATTTTGGCTGAAACAGAAATTCAAGGGCAAGTCAAACAAGCTTATGAATCGGCTTGTGCTTTGGAAAGCCTTCCTTTTGAGCTCCATTACCTTTTTCAAAAAGCCCTCAAAATAGGGAAAGAGTTTCGGTCCCTTTATTCCCTTGGGAGAGGAATTCCAAACTTGGAACATGCGGTGTTTAATATCGGGCAATCTAAACTCCGGCACCCAAAAGAAGCCAAAGTTTTGTTTATCGGGGCTTCTGAAATCAACCAAAAAATTTTAAAATATTTGAAAACTAAAAACGTACAAAGCATCGCTCTTTGCAACCGCACCTTAGATGCAGCGCAAGCCGTTTCCCAAGAGCATCAGGTAGACATTCTCCCATGGGAAGATATTTCCAAGTGGTCCAATTTTGATTGGATTATTTTAGGTACAAAATGCCCAGAGCATTTATTGACGCAACAAGACCTCTATCAAAAAAATATCGGCCACAAACTGGTGATTGACCTTTCAGTCCCCCGAAATGTGGAGCCCAAGTTAGCGAGAGATCCGCGCATTACCCTTCTGAATATCGATCACATTAATCGCATTTTGAAAGGGCGAAAAAAACAACTGCACCACCTGCTCGCCTCTGCGGAGCAATTTTTAGAAACAGCAGCCTTGCGCCAACTTGCCCTTTTTCAGGAAAAGGAGCAAAACCGCCTCAGGCTCGTTGCAGTCAATGCTTAA
- a CDS encoding leucine-rich repeat domain-containing protein, producing MAVIPAILGKLSHLKAFWLDHNQLTTIPATLGQLSQLQWLSLSYNQLTDLPVEIKRLDRCTTVLNGNPLKNA from the coding sequence TTGGCGGTTATTCCTGCCATCCTTGGAAAGCTTTCTCACTTGAAAGCGTTTTGGCTAGACCATAACCAGCTAACGACTATTCCTGCCACCCTTGGACAACTTTCTCAGCTGCAATGGCTTAGCTTAAGCTACAATCAGCTGACAGATCTTCCTGTAGAAATCAAGCGGCTTGACAGGTGTACAACAGTACTGAATGGAAACCCTTTAAAAAATGCATGA
- a CDS encoding F-box/WD40 repeat-containing protein, translated as MIETDPTLNYFRNNSQKGLLSTMGGAMEEENESSQNRLLDLPLELYIKVFSCLPLRDIAVLPLVSKEWKAMASDRFLWAALLERTFPLLASVSKKLGIHPKDQLIAQANMKANRVQESKCLWFEGRRPFPISFLALSSDGRLAATLTFGEPEAVPRIWDLETKRQLYHLKIPMEYNWDVIFSPNSKLIATGSNDHKTRLWDVEKGNFLYALEGHKPTVKTVAFSPDSKLIATSPDGHTVHLWEVEAGTYKSILEGHEAGIKSVEFSPDGKFVVTISSDCTARLWEVESGRCKHIFQSPQESVIKVAFSPDNQLLATGILGRGRRLSVKLWDLPSVESQRLLGENTDNFSGHENSKFKFSLDGKWIAVGRYGDGDSWKTFDYDSKKVCLYDVESGKRVHTLKGGHKNSISDFDFSPNGKWIATCSDKKTICLWEIETGILLSTLKTGNRSLFSVKFSPNGGHLFANSQIFDFFPAKKDSFQPEEMIEDRLSEEQAGNLTKRAVTEKFKKRKSRSGRNQQDGNHNLTEVEHALPSPQKKKKKEE; from the coding sequence GTGATTGAAACGGATCCGACATTAAATTATTTTAGAAATAACTCTCAAAAGGGCCTCCTCTCTACTATGGGTGGCGCTATGGAGGAGGAAAATGAAAGCAGCCAAAACCGGCTTCTTGACTTGCCCCTGGAGCTTTATATCAAGGTTTTTTCCTGTTTACCTCTTCGAGATATAGCTGTTCTCCCTTTGGTAAGCAAGGAATGGAAGGCTATGGCCTCTGATAGATTCCTTTGGGCCGCTCTTCTTGAGCGAACTTTTCCTCTATTAGCTTCTGTCTCAAAAAAACTAGGGATCCACCCCAAAGATCAGCTAATAGCCCAAGCTAATATGAAGGCTAACCGCGTGCAGGAATCGAAGTGCTTATGGTTTGAAGGTCGGAGGCCTTTCCCTATTAGCTTCCTAGCGCTCTCTTCGGATGGTCGGCTGGCTGCTACATTAACCTTTGGGGAGCCTGAGGCTGTACCCCGCATTTGGGATCTCGAAACAAAGAGGCAGCTGTATCACTTAAAAATACCTATGGAATACAACTGGGATGTCATTTTTTCTCCTAATAGCAAGCTAATTGCTACCGGCTCTAATGACCATAAAACACGACTCTGGGATGTAGAAAAAGGGAATTTTTTATACGCTTTGGAAGGGCATAAACCAACTGTAAAAACGGTAGCGTTTTCCCCAGATAGCAAATTAATTGCTACAAGCCCCGATGGCCATACCGTGCACCTTTGGGAAGTAGAGGCTGGTACGTATAAAAGTATTTTAGAAGGGCATGAAGCTGGGATCAAAAGCGTAGAGTTTTCCCCAGATGGTAAATTCGTGGTGACAATCTCTAGTGATTGTACAGCTCGCCTTTGGGAAGTAGAAAGTGGCCGGTGCAAACATATCTTCCAATCCCCTCAGGAGAGTGTGATAAAAGTTGCTTTCTCTCCCGATAATCAGTTGCTTGCCACGGGTATTCTTGGCAGGGGGAGGCGTCTTTCCGTCAAATTGTGGGATCTACCTTCGGTTGAATCCCAACGGCTACTTGGAGAAAATACAGACAATTTTTCTGGTCATGAGAATTCGAAGTTTAAGTTTTCCCTGGATGGCAAGTGGATTGCCGTAGGGAGATATGGGGATGGCGATAGCTGGAAGACTTTTGATTATGATAGCAAGAAAGTTTGCCTTTACGATGTAGAGAGTGGGAAACGTGTGCACACTTTGAAAGGAGGGCATAAGAACTCAATTAGTGATTTTGATTTTTCTCCCAATGGCAAATGGATAGCAACCTGCTCGGATAAGAAAACGATTTGTTTATGGGAAATAGAAACAGGAATACTTTTAAGTACTTTAAAAACAGGCAATCGCTCTCTTTTCTCTGTGAAGTTTTCGCCTAATGGAGGACACCTTTTTGCCAATAGCCAAATTTTCGATTTTTTCCCTGCAAAAAAAGACAGCTTCCAACCAGAGGAAATGATAGAAGATCGATTAAGCGAAGAGCAAGCAGGCAACTTAACAAAAAGGGCGGTAACCGAAAAATTTAAAAAAAGAAAATCGAGAAGCGGTAGAAACCAACAAGACGGCAACCACAATTTAACCGAAGTAGAACATGCTTTGCCTTCTCCCCAGAAAAAAAAGAAAAAAGAGGAATAA
- a CDS encoding transposase → MTALPNLSRYSKKLDRRLRYLSDKERRHNRAGRFEGLTDAQWEILEPFMPEEKVYAGKPHTPWRKVCNTIFWILINGGRWADVPIGEQWGSRSASHR, encoded by the coding sequence ATGACTGCCCTACCGAATCTATCCCGATATTCAAAAAAATTAGACCGCCGTTTAAGATATCTTTCTGATAAAGAAAGGAGACACAACAGGGCTGGAAGATTTGAAGGATTGACAGATGCTCAATGGGAGATTTTAGAACCCTTTATGCCTGAGGAAAAAGTTTACGCGGGCAAGCCGCATACTCCTTGGAGGAAAGTCTGCAATACAATTTTTTGGATTTTGATTAATGGGGGCCGTTGGGCTGATGTTCCCATTGGAGAACAATGGGGATCAAGATCTGCTTCTCATAGATAG
- a CDS encoding DNA topoisomerase IV subunit B: MAKKYDESSVKTLGALEHIRLRSGMYIGRLGDGSHPDDGIYIMVKEVIDNSVDEFIMKHGSRIIIGVDAEQGLISVRDFGRGIPLGKVVDCVSQINTGAKYNDDVFQFSVGLNGVGTKAVNALSSHFLVRSHREGKSMEAVFSQGKLIKEKSQKTSEPDGTYVEFIPDKEIFKKYRFDPEYILKRLWHYAYLNTGLILEYNGQDIYSENGLLDLLNEEVTEDRLYEPLYYRGKHLEFALLHTQSYGESYFSFVNGQYTSDGGTHLSAFREGILKGVNEYSKKNFQGVDLREGIVGTVAVRVKDPVFESQTKNKLGNTELRGPLVQEVKDALVNLLYKNPTTANRIIERIIFNEKLRKELAAVKKEAKEKQKKISFKIPKLRDSKYHAQDKADVGEKTMIFLTEGDSASASIVASRDPLMQAVFSLRGKPLNVYGMKIDQLYKNEEMFNLMSALNIEDDIQNLRYQKVILATDADVDGMHIRNLLITFFLTYFEGLVLNGHLFILETPLFKVRNREKTLYCYSEEERDKAIKQLKKGIEVTRFKGLGEISPNEFKQFIGKDIRLIPVTINMFSDIKTTLGFYMGKNTPQRKQFIMENLINELEPTLEAAYTAG; this comes from the coding sequence ATGGCAAAAAAATATGATGAAAGCAGTGTAAAAACTCTCGGGGCCTTAGAGCATATCCGTTTGCGTTCCGGGATGTATATTGGGCGTCTGGGTGACGGTTCCCACCCCGACGACGGAATTTACATTATGGTGAAAGAAGTCATCGATAACAGTGTAGATGAATTCATCATGAAGCACGGGAGTCGGATTATAATTGGAGTGGATGCAGAACAAGGTCTCATTTCCGTGCGCGACTTTGGACGGGGGATTCCTCTGGGGAAGGTGGTGGATTGTGTCAGCCAAATCAATACAGGGGCCAAGTATAACGACGATGTCTTTCAATTTTCTGTCGGCCTGAATGGTGTCGGGACAAAGGCTGTCAATGCGTTGTCCAGTCATTTTTTAGTTAGAAGTCATCGGGAAGGCAAATCCATGGAAGCTGTGTTCTCCCAGGGAAAGCTTATCAAGGAAAAATCTCAAAAAACAAGCGAGCCTGACGGGACATATGTGGAATTTATTCCTGATAAAGAAATTTTTAAAAAGTACCGTTTTGATCCCGAATATATTTTGAAGCGTTTATGGCATTACGCTTATTTAAATACCGGTTTAATTTTAGAATATAATGGGCAAGATATTTACTCTGAAAATGGGTTGCTTGATTTGCTAAACGAAGAAGTGACTGAGGATCGATTGTATGAACCTTTGTATTACCGCGGAAAGCACTTAGAGTTTGCTTTGTTGCACACGCAAAGCTATGGAGAAAGTTATTTCTCTTTTGTCAACGGTCAATATACTTCCGATGGGGGAACGCACTTATCTGCTTTTAGAGAAGGGATCTTAAAAGGAGTTAACGAGTACTCTAAAAAGAATTTCCAAGGAGTTGATTTACGGGAAGGGATTGTAGGAACTGTGGCAGTGCGGGTCAAAGATCCCGTTTTTGAGTCCCAAACTAAAAACAAGCTGGGCAATACTGAATTGCGTGGTCCACTCGTACAAGAAGTCAAGGATGCTTTGGTCAACTTGCTTTATAAAAACCCTACCACAGCTAATCGCATCATTGAGCGGATTATTTTTAATGAAAAATTGCGCAAAGAACTAGCTGCTGTCAAAAAAGAGGCCAAAGAAAAGCAAAAGAAAATTTCCTTTAAAATTCCTAAACTGCGAGATAGCAAATACCATGCTCAGGATAAAGCAGATGTTGGGGAAAAAACCATGATTTTCTTAACAGAAGGGGATTCGGCAAGCGCCTCGATTGTGGCCTCGCGAGACCCTCTGATGCAGGCTGTTTTTTCTCTGCGAGGAAAACCTTTAAATGTCTATGGGATGAAGATCGACCAGCTTTACAAAAATGAAGAGATGTTCAATTTGATGAGCGCTTTGAATATCGAAGATGACATTCAGAATTTAAGGTACCAAAAAGTGATTTTAGCTACCGATGCGGATGTAGACGGGATGCACATTCGCAATCTGTTGATCACCTTCTTCTTGACCTATTTTGAAGGGCTTGTTTTAAATGGACATCTTTTTATTCTGGAAACCCCTTTGTTTAAAGTGCGCAACCGAGAAAAAACCCTTTATTGTTATTCGGAAGAGGAACGGGATAAAGCGATTAAACAACTGAAAAAAGGGATTGAAGTGACCCGTTTCAAAGGACTGGGAGAAATTTCTCCCAATGAATTCAAACAATTTATAGGAAAAGATATTCGTTTAATTCCGGTTACCATCAATATGTTTTCCGACATCAAGACCACCCTCGGTTTTTACATGGGCAAAAATACGCCTCAACGGAAGCAATTTATTATGGAAAATCTGATCAATGAATTAGAACCCACTCTGGAGGCTGCTTACACAGCAGGATAA
- a CDS encoding transposase, translating to MKCYRIKNQHFRALAKQTVANQVNFDYVLADNWFGAKDNMEFIHYDLKRFFIFGIKSNRLIAFSEEERKKGQYQNLSAFHFQDGEKKIGYLKDLTFPVALVTKIFKNEDSSTGILHVATNDLNSNADRIYEAYQKRWRIEEYNKSPPACYYFTK from the coding sequence ATGAAATGCTATCGAATCAAAAACCAGCATTTTAGGGCACTTGCAAAGCAGACCGTTGCCAATCAAGTAAACTTTGATTATGTGCTTGCTGATAATTGGTTTGGGGCAAAGGACAACATGGAATTCATCCATTATGATCTAAAGAGATTTTTTATATTTGGCATCAAGAGCAATCGATTAATCGCTTTTTCAGAGGAGGAAAGAAAAAAGGGTCAGTACCAAAACCTCAGTGCGTTTCATTTTCAAGATGGAGAAAAAAAGATAGGCTATCTTAAGGATCTCACCTTCCCTGTAGCATTAGTGACAAAGATTTTCAAAAACGAAGACAGCTCTACAGGCATTCTACACGTCGCTACAAACGACTTAAATAGTAATGCTGACCGAATCTATGAAGCCTACCAAAAAAGGTGGCGTATAGAGGAATATAACAAATCACCCCCTGCCTGTTATTACTTCACAAAGTAA
- the pseB gene encoding UDP-N-acetylglucosamine 4,6-dehydratase (inverting), producing MSQSSLFANKNVLITGGTGSFGRAFAKNLIEENACNKVIVFSRDEWKQWEMKQSSPLFAHPKMRYFLGDIRDKERLRRAFNEVHFVVHAAALKQVPAAEYNPSEFINTNVLGAMHVIDAAIDCGVEKVIALSTDKAVNPVNLYGATKLCSDKLFVAGNSYVGAKGYPKFSVVRYGNVLGSRGSLIPFWRKLIEDGSPSLPLTDPRMTRFWITLEETVSFVRFCFSKMHGGEIFVPKIPSMKIVDLAAAMAPGLPLTQMGIREGEKLHELMISAEDARHTLEFENHYAIIPEIYQNHPTLIAKYQQGCLNETLPEEFRYASDTNRQWLSKEKLQDLLKTI from the coding sequence ATGAGTCAAAGCTCTCTATTTGCAAATAAAAATGTCCTCATCACCGGCGGTACAGGTAGCTTTGGGCGCGCCTTTGCTAAAAACCTTATCGAAGAAAATGCATGCAATAAAGTCATCGTTTTTAGTCGCGATGAATGGAAGCAGTGGGAAATGAAACAATCAAGTCCTCTCTTTGCTCATCCGAAAATGCGCTATTTTTTAGGAGACATACGGGATAAAGAGCGACTACGTAGAGCCTTTAACGAGGTCCATTTTGTGGTCCACGCAGCAGCTCTCAAGCAAGTTCCTGCCGCAGAGTATAACCCTTCGGAGTTTATCAATACAAATGTTTTGGGCGCCATGCATGTGATTGATGCGGCAATTGATTGCGGGGTGGAAAAAGTGATTGCCTTATCTACCGACAAAGCGGTCAATCCCGTCAATCTTTATGGGGCGACTAAATTATGCTCCGATAAACTTTTTGTAGCGGGCAACAGTTATGTCGGAGCCAAAGGATATCCCAAGTTTTCCGTCGTGCGTTATGGGAATGTATTGGGAAGTCGCGGAAGCCTCATCCCATTTTGGAGAAAACTGATTGAAGATGGAAGCCCCTCTCTTCCTTTGACAGATCCCCGAATGACGCGCTTCTGGATTACCTTAGAGGAAACAGTTTCTTTTGTGCGGTTCTGCTTTTCTAAAATGCATGGAGGAGAAATTTTTGTCCCTAAAATCCCCAGTATGAAGATCGTCGATTTAGCGGCAGCCATGGCCCCAGGGCTTCCTCTTACTCAAATGGGAATTCGAGAAGGAGAAAAACTGCACGAACTGATGATCAGCGCCGAAGATGCTCGGCATACATTAGAATTTGAAAATCACTACGCCATCATCCCGGAAATTTACCAAAATCATCCCACTCTAATCGCCAAATATCAACAAGGCTGCTTGAATGAAACCCTGCCAGAGGAATTTCGCTATGCCTCCGATACCAATCGGCAGTGGCTTTCCAAAGAAAAACTTCAAGATTTGCTAAAAACTATTTAA
- a CDS encoding head GIN domain-containing protein, producing the protein MKAIKIATVLALGLAYWKDILRGSGKVVTRSRPGSAFDHLIVKGPIDVFLTQGGEQPLIVAAEDNLIDDVLTEIKEGHLLVRLKKPFDWWEVSPAERIKVYTTTPSIASIHLKGPGDVFGKGQWQFKKLEIYIKGSGDVRMSLAGEELMACVKGSGDLNLDGAVKHQSVFISGSGEYKGRGLRSETAAVRIRGSGNAILSVEKELDVQISGSGHVQYRGNPALSSKVRGSGKIQKL; encoded by the coding sequence GTGAAGGCTATCAAAATTGCTACCGTCCTAGCCTTGGGTTTGGCTTATTGGAAGGATATTCTCCGAGGATCTGGCAAGGTGGTCACACGAAGCCGCCCAGGCTCGGCATTTGACCATCTTATCGTCAAGGGGCCCATTGATGTGTTTTTAACACAAGGTGGGGAACAACCTTTAATAGTTGCCGCGGAAGACAATCTTATAGATGATGTGCTTACCGAAATTAAGGAAGGTCATCTTCTTGTTAGATTAAAAAAACCGTTCGACTGGTGGGAAGTGAGTCCTGCAGAAAGAATAAAAGTTTATACAACCACCCCAAGCATCGCATCTATTCACCTTAAAGGCCCTGGAGATGTGTTTGGTAAGGGGCAATGGCAGTTTAAAAAGCTGGAAATTTATATCAAAGGTTCTGGTGATGTTCGAATGTCCCTAGCAGGAGAAGAGTTAATGGCATGTGTGAAAGGATCTGGCGATCTTAACCTTGACGGCGCTGTTAAGCATCAGAGCGTTTTTATTTCGGGTTCAGGGGAATATAAAGGTAGAGGCTTGCGTAGCGAAACGGCGGCGGTTAGGATAAGAGGCTCAGGAAATGCTATCTTGAGCGTTGAAAAGGAATTAGATGTTCAGATTTCAGGCAGTGGCCACGTTCAATATCGAGGTAATCCCGCTTTGTCTAGCAAGGTGCGCGGTAGCGGAAAAATCCAAAAATTGTAA